TCATTTGATTCTGAAACCAGACAGGCATGGCAATACCTCCTTAAGATAATGCTTTAAAAGGTAACATTAATATATGCTATAATGGGTTGTCATGTTTCTAAAAAGGCAGGCGTTTTCCAGATGACTGATCAAGAGTTGCACAATCTTGTAGTGATGATATCCGATAAATACTTCCATAAGCCATTCAGGCATAAGGCGTTCTTCAATCCCAGACTTCGAACAACTGGCGGGCGCTATATGCTGAACAGCCACAACATCGAAATTAATAAAAAGTATTTTGAGCAGCTTGGTGAGGCGGAGTTGGTCGGGATCATTAAACATGAACTTTGCCATTACCATCTTCATATAGAAGGAAAAGGCTACAAGCATCGCGATAAAGATTTTCGAGATCTATTAAAGAAGGTAGATGCCCCGAGGTTTTGTTCTACTCTTCCGGAGGAGAAAAAGAGAAGGGCGAAACAGAAGTTCGTTTTTTATCAGTGCAGCAGCTGTAAGATGACCTATCGCCGCAAAAGATCTATCAATACTTCGAAATACGTGTGTGGAAAATGCCGTGGAAAGTTGATAAAAGTGAAGGAAATGATTGTAGAATAAGCCTTTGTGTGCTGCTAAAAAAGAAATAAAAAACTTATCAAAAACACCCTTGACTTTTGCTAGGCAGCTCCCTATAATAGTAAGAGTCGACAAGACAACGACATCGAAAATTAAAGTTATTCCGCAGTAGCTCAGTGGTAGAGCACTCGGCTGTTAACCGAGCGGTCGTAGGTTCGAATCCTACCTGCGGAGCCATTAATTTTAAGGTATGGGGAAGTACTCAAGAGGCTGAAGAGGCGCCCCTGCTAAGGGTGTAGGTCGCGTAAGCGGCGCGAGGGTTCAAATCCCTCCTTCTCCGCCAGAACCTTTTAAAAAATATGGCCCCTTGGTCAAGCGGTTAAGACACCGCCCTTTCACGGCGGTAACACGGGTTCGAATCCCGTA
This window of the Mesobacillus jeotgali genome carries:
- a CDS encoding SprT family protein; this encodes MTDQELHNLVVMISDKYFHKPFRHKAFFNPRLRTTGGRYMLNSHNIEINKKYFEQLGEAELVGIIKHELCHYHLHIEGKGYKHRDKDFRDLLKKVDAPRFCSTLPEEKKRRAKQKFVFYQCSSCKMTYRRKRSINTSKYVCGKCRGKLIKVKEMIVE